The DNA segment AATAATAGTCTAAAACTAATTGGAAGAATGACAATGACTAATCTATGGAAGAGGGACATCTGTTTATTCAAAGTTTAAAATCATAGGAGAAATTTTCTTACGTTTCTTTCTATATTATTAGACTAGTTATTACAGATATTCTTTTAAATATGTCTAACGAACCGTTGGCTATATTACAACTTGACTAAATTAATGTCGTACTTATCCTGAAAAATAATACAAGATCAAATATGATGGAGAAGAAAGATTGGTgttccctccggtccacaataagtgaccaatttgctattttgatccaaaataagtgtccatttatataattaagaaaaaattcaatttgtttctccaaaattacccttatgtacgaATTTCTAAAAAGtcttttactcctcacattaaattatGCTGCAATGTTTTAATTAAGGATAGTTTAGTCACACTAAttatttttgtctagaatttagtatttccttaatgAATGTGCCCCAGGCAagttggtcacttattgtggaacAGAGAGAATAACAAAtaagattttattttttttaatttttccccCGGTATTCAATATTTATATTAGAACATCGATTAATTCGTGTTTGCATCAAGTAAGACACATTAAATGGCGAAACACTTCTTACAAGATCTCTTACTGGTGGAATAAATCCTATTTATCGTATCACAATCCTTGGTGGATGATTAAGAACCACCAAGAATTAacattgttttcctttctttataATATTTCTGTTGAATAAGAGATTCTCACTATTATTAAAGAACCAAACATTAGAGAATTATTTAATCAAGGAAACAAACATATTTGTCATCATCCAAGCATAAaataaatgaaaggaaaagaaaaaaagagcagaAATATTAACTCTAATGGTTAAGAGAATATGTGGATAGTCATCTTAAGCCATATGGTAATCATACTATTAAAACGTTCCTTTTTCTCACCCAAAAAAAAATGTTCCGTTTAGTAGGATAACCATATTCAATGAATTTAGAAGCTAATTACAGTATTATTCCATAAAGTAGGATACTATATTATTTAAATTTAAACTAAAACTGGAGGTGCAATTAAAAGAAGCAATAGAACATCCAGGTAGGACTCCACTCActaaattcaaaatttaaatatAGGAAGAATATTTACGTAATCAGATTATCAAACAAAGcatgaaattaaaagaaaagaaaaacaaataaatcGTTACAGGTAATGACATAACCATGCATGAAAGTCAAGGAATCAGCTTAATTTGGAttacttcattttttttttcttttttgatgtcCTGACATATGTTAAAACTTAAAACTTCACTAATTACAAGAAAGACAATAGAGAACTTAATATAacgatttatttattttttgattaattttCCATTTTATAAAATTACTGGAGTAAAAGATAATTATTACCTCTTTTATATTATACGTACAATTAGGTTGCCTAGCAAGTTTCTTTGGTATGAAGTCATTTTTGGAAAAATATATTTCATATTTGGTTAGTGATAGAAAATAGTGTCCAAAAAGTCATGTAGTGAATTTTGATATGAAAGTTTGGTAAATTATAACAGTGTTTTTATGAAAATATTAAATATTAGTAATGTTATTGTGTAAGTTTTAGTTGAAGTAATAATAAGAAACTCCTGCCTTACCAAATACACCTAACATAATTTACTCAGTAGCCTTAAGCGACACTCCAGAAATGCAGCATAAAGGGATAATTAAACAacaaaattttaaatttaaattaataaaaaattaataaaatccaGACAAAAGATTTTTGTTCCTTTTGaactaaataaaaaaagaatttaaaacacttaaAAAAGGCTCATTTTATCATAAGAGATAGGTCAACAGTTGTGGGTAGGTTGTTATGTATGAACTGGCCTTATCGCCGGTACAGGTACACCTAACGAAAATAAACTCGAACACTTGCTTCCTCCTCCACTTCCACCGCCGCCGATCACCGGAGTACCACCACCATTCACCAATGTCGATTCTTTCTCCTCCGTCCGATCAACTTTCACCTGATTACAACCATCCGTTACAGCCACATCGCCATCATCACATACACAATCTTCATCATCATCGTCGGAACCCGAAACGTCATCGTTTAATGGGACGAGATTAACCATTAATCGTCCATTAGTACGGTGAGCCTCGAAATACTCAAACCTTTTCACCTTCTCTTCTTTGATAATCAATCTGCCGTCAGGTGTATAATACCTCTTCATCACCCACGGCATTTGTGAAGTCGGCAAATTCTCCGTGTGCGCCAGCCACGGTATCGACGGCGGATattctctctctactttctcCTTCTGCTTCTCTCTCTTCATCGCCATTCTCACTTCTTCCCTTCTCTCAAATCCGCCGCCACCGCTGCCGCTGAACCACTTATAGGGTTCCAAATTCAAATCAGATTTTAAATCAACATAGCTCTCAACACCAACATAATCAGCCAAACCTAGTGAATGTTCATTTTTGGATGACTGCAtgggagaaaaaagaaaaatctaaagGGTTTTTGGGAAGAGGAGAATTTGGAGGTTTTTGATGTGATGAAGGTTTTTGCATGGCATGGGGTAATGGAGAATTTGAGGTGAATAGAGGGGTGTGTATATATAGGGGGTGAGGTGGGGTAGGGGGGTGGAATATCGAGAAAAGAAGAATATATTGAAGAAAGGGAAAACTGTGTAAAGTGAAAAATATATTTTGGCAGTGACAGCTAATAGTTTGCTCATAAAATCTCCGGGGATTGGGCTATTCATTTAAGGGATTTGTGGGTTAGCAgtgaattttggaattttggaTAATGTATTAtggattttatttttttggctATGGTAAAACTCTATCCCGGGATTTACTGAAGGTAATTAAACAATGTGACTATTTAAGTGCGAAGATAATGAAGCATGAGATTAATATGCCTATTTAAGAAGATACAAAGCCACTAGTCTTGTTTAAAGAGGAGTTCGCCTATGGTAAAAGAAAATTACTGCTTACACGTATTCTTATATACAATGTTATGTATATCCTCACTCTAGTTAATTACTTATCATGATAAATTAATATGATTAGAATATAAACTTTGAAATATATGGTGTCAATAATATTCTTCTATTATATTATTCCTACTCATTTAACAGATAAGGAAGGCCTGAAATCATTAGTTGTCAATTGAAATTAAAGTAATTTACTAATAAGCTAAGTATATTAATCACTTGCCTTAGTGCAATATGGTAAAGCTAATTAAGAATTTCAATGCACAAACTCCAGACTAACCTTAGCCATTATCCCTACATAAGGAGGACAAGAAtctaaatgataaaaaaaaatgtatACTTGGATATTTTACTTACTATTTTCCCGTAATAATAAATAGAAAATAATATATGGAGAAGTTTTAGCAAAATAATGTAGATATCATTTGAAAAAGTTGGAAAAATATCTTGAAACTACTCACTTTTAACTTTTATAACGAGATGTCAATGATTGATGATAGTCTAGTTCTAGCATGGTACTACTTTAGTACAAGTAATATTATTTTTAATAACTGAAGAATGAAGTGGGGCTTGGGATAGTTGTTTTTTGCAAAATAAAAGGAAGACAAATGAACCTTAATTTGTACGTGTTAATGAGGTGGCATGTCAGTGTACACCTAGCCATGTAGGTTTACACGTGGGTGGCACGTGTTCAGGCACCTTCTTGGCCTGATTGTAGGACCCTTATGGTTCTACGTCTGTTCATCACATCAGTTGTGCCTTTAATATCTAAGTAATTGGCACAGCCAAGAGTTAAATTTAATAGGTATAAAATTTTAGGATAACAATTTCAAGTGttaatatatatttaaaatttaaaatatatataataaaaaattaatatatacagaatttaaactaaaattacagattctatcgaacccatgTGTAACACTCTCCCTtttgaaaatattcaataaataTGTGGGGATAATATTTAAAAAATCACATATATAATAAACCACCACGGATTATAATATTGCAAAATGAATATTACTTTAAGACAAGAAACAGAGTTTTAGAATTTCTACTATCTCCAAATCAAGTATACATATGACATacaacccaaataatgataataaattGACACAATTTATACAAAACCCTGCATACTACTGAATATCTAGTGCTCTGCAAGGTTTGGTCATGCGCTTATAAAATTCATATTCTTAAAAAACGGAAAATATGAATTGCTTGTATTTCTCAGAGAAAGTGTAATATCATAcaatttccctttttaatttttgaaaatataataggAATTATCTTATAAGCGAAAAGGTTACATTATATTTAATTTGGAGCAAAGTACAAAGGTTTGAACATAAATATAGTTTTacaatttttaaattttatgacAGCAGAAATCCATTTTAAGATAAATTTTGGTCCCAATCTGGTGTTATGCACTATCCAATGAgcaatatttaattatttctcaAGCCTACTTTAACTCAGTTTCTTCACAAAAATGCTCAAACCAAGCTGATAATTTGATGGAAAATACAAATTCTAAAGCGGTCAAAAATCTATGACGTACGAGATCCCAACTCCATGAACAAAGTTCGTCCCTAAGACAAGTGTCGTAGCCACCAGCCAAATAAACCTCTTGTATATTAGTATTATTTTAATCCCAACATATTTCAGCTGAACTTCACAACCTTCTTTTTATAATAACGcttctttataaaaattattataaaagaATCAGATCGTAAGCAAACAATCATTAGgggttttaatttttaaatattagttGCATGAGCTGCTAGAGTAATCAATCAGCCATACCACAAATTAAATAAGGTGACGATAGGTGATAGACGAGATACGTAAACAACAAATTCACGCGATTAACTATAGAAAAGCTGGAAGTATTATCTTGCAATTCTGCAAAAGCTGTTTACTCGCATACTTGAGCGGATTGTCTGGCACTAAACTTGAATGACTTCAACCTTGGACactgattttattttattttcgccCTTAATCTTTTAAGATTGATATATATATACTAATAAATACTCACTTCAAGTAcatttttgaataaaacataGGACTAACAGTCTATTGAGCAATTTATTTCTAGCGTTTCAAAATATTCAGATACTTAGGATGTATTTGGTAGGACGAAAAATATTTTATTGAAAAATAAGTGattttcttatattttattaaaatataagTGGTTTTCTTATAATCTAATTTTTGGATAAGTAGCAGATTATCAAAAATATATAATGTAGGCAAAAACTATGGAAGACAAAATGGGTAAGGGCAGAGGACGATGGGAGGTGGGGGTCTAGGGGTCGTGGTGGCGATGAGGTTGGCCAGCAGGGGGTGATGGGTAGGGGGTTGGGGATCGGGCAAGGGGAGGTTTAAAAATATTTAGCCaatcaaacatgaaaaaattggaagatattttccaaaaaaaatattttcctttcacaccaaacacacccttagaatcatatttatagACCTATAATTACTTACTATTGATAGtttacaaaaataatatatattttaaagtaattaaagcaagaaatatgTAGAAAGAATTCAATCAGTTAAAAGACAGTATCTGTTATTTAAAATATAGAATTTTAGAATTGCGGCAATTCAATCAATGCCTTGAACCAAATAATTAAGTTACAATCAAACTTTTGAGACTAATGAAACAATAGAAAGAAGAAGTTTGATCAAGCAAAACGGGATAAAAAGTATAGAAGAAAGCTAAAGGAAACAATACAGGCATGAACTTCCAATTCTTATTCTTTTTAACTGAAAGGGAATTACCATACGTGatacttcctcttcttcttttttcaatgaTTCAGCTAAATTTCATTCCCGCAGACAAGGATAATTTCTCCTTCACATCAAAATTTAGATGTAATTTTGGAACTGTTGCAAACATTGAGCATCTGATTTTTCTTGTTGACATTCAAGTCAATAGATTTCTTTGTTCCATTCAAAAGTTGAAGGATGTAATACTTTCCAAATCCAAATGATTATAGAAAGTTAGCTATTAGCCATTTGGGTCCAGTTCCCCTCCTTTTCCAGAGAGCCCAGTGAAAATCAAATGGACCTAAGAGGGCCCATCAAGTCCTGAACTACTGAAGTCGCCCATTAGATTTGGATTGGTATAAAATAAGTCCCACCCAAATAAAGAAAATGCAGAAATATGACACTTTTGGGGGTGGTCTTTTAACTTTTGACCCCCGCTTGCCCCATGAACGAAACGTCAAGGTCAAAAGTTAAAAGTGTTACCCACGGGGCATGCAACAGGCAACATGCTAAACTTGATGTTCTGCCCTTGGAACAAGCGGAGACAAAAATTCAAGACCATCCACTTTAAGGGTTGTTTGTGTAAGTCACAATACTGGGCTTCACTTTGGTTAGTATTCTCCCTTAGCcaacaaataaacatattaaAGGTACTACTACTAAATTTGAACACAGTTTTATTAGCTTTTGCACCAAACATGACTTGAATACTACCAACAGATGATACTACTAGATGTAGGAATTACAGAGCAGAGATTTTCATGAGTTAAGTAAGATCTCCGAAACCTTAACAACGTAGTTAATGAAGTATTATTGTTGTTACTACCCCCACCATTTTTTGTTTGTTATATAAAGGACTATGGGAGATGAGGGTCGATGGGCTATGACCCTGAAAAGCTTATGACAAAAGTTCATGAAGGTTTCGACAATGGACAAGAATGTTAGTacctcttggtacttggtatgTTTTGGATTGGCTCTGGATCTTTGATTCAATCCTTGTACAGAGGGaaggcaacaacaacaaacccagtgtaatcccacaagtatTAACTAACTGCATGTATACAGGGGAAGATTTCACAGAAACAATACTGATCTAACAGCTAAGATAATCTGTCACTACTCTATAGTACGCGCATTATTGAGTCTGAACCTCAAATAATGGCAAACGAAGAAGCTAAACAGACATAGATATGGAATGACAGGAGCATGAAACGAGTTGGTCTACATGCAGTTAGTTAACAACAAGAAAATCTAGTGAACTCATTTAGAAAAGCAAAATGTGTATAAGGGAAATTGATCTGTGAATAAATCATAATGTACCTGGCCTCAAAACTTCTGGAGAAATGATAAAACCAACAAAACTAGATAATACCAACATCCTCTATAATCTTGGTATAACTCTGAAATACAAGAATAAAAAGATAGTACAGATTTTCTCAACTCACTAAAATGGTTTAACAAAACCCTGGTGAATATCGCTTAGTGATCACCAGGCAGAGACTTGATGATGTCCGAATCACCTGAAACAACATTATTACCACAAGTAAGCCAAACTGAGAGCTTCCCTTTAGTACTCGACTCACAATAAGATTTCGCAAAACTACAATTGAAGATCTCAAACACACTTTACCTGGGTCAATGATGCTGAGGCATGAAACACGGAAATACTTCCCACATGCTGTTCCAAGATCAACATTGTCTACACGCAAAAAAGTTGCAACGGGAAAAGAACAAATATATAAGGAGTCATGAAATTACTTGTTTTAGTTGAAGAACAAAATCACAAAATGCCCTCAATACTGATAGgttaaacacacacacacacacaccccccCACATAATACAAAGGCGTCAGGCAAACACCCATGAGTCGAATAAATGACACAGAAATGCAATAAATCCTCAAACAAAGATATGTTGGGAATGTCTTTTAGTAGAAATTATGTTTAATTTATATAAACATAACACTGATTAATAGAGCTCAGCATCCCTAGCCCACCAACATTATGTTGCAGATAAACTAATGAGCACTTACCTAAGATTCATTTTTTCGCAAAATAAATGCAAACAAAGGTAAAAGTCTCAATTCCAATTTAAATCAATTGAATGAAAAGCTTTTGATTTTGACAATCTCACAGAGATAAAATTTCAGTGAACTGTCTGATCTCATCTTTTAAGATCATTAAAAACttaaaattcctaaaaataaacaaaaaatccCTACATGATTAGCTAAAAGAGGTCTCAGCACCTCCACTCAAACATATCAACAAATTTATAGTATATCAAGTAGGCTTGGAGTTAGAAAAATACACAAAATTGAGATTTTCCATTAGCTACAATTTACAGAATTAATGCCTAAATAAATCAATCCAAATGCTGGAAGATAATTAAAATTAAAGAATAGATGAAAAGGGACTCACTTCCATTGAAATGATGAACACCAACTTTAGCAAGCATAGCATAGTACTCAATCTCTGACTTTCTCAATGGTGGGCAGTTGTTAGATATCAATATCAACTTCCCTGCAAATTCCCAATCATATTTTAGTCTTATTTACGTACAATAAATGACACAAAATTTCCacacacaaaaaagaaaaagaaaaaaagagggtaaCCTTTGGAGCTCCTGAGAGTCTTGAGAACGGTCTTGTAACCGAGAGAGTACTTGCCACTCTTCATTACCAGAGCTAACCTACTATTGATGCTCTCATGGGTCTTCTTCGTTTTCTTCCCT comes from the Nicotiana sylvestris chromosome 4, ASM39365v2, whole genome shotgun sequence genome and includes:
- the LOC104235421 gene encoding uncharacterized protein, with product MQSSKNEHSLGLADYVGVESYVDLKSDLNLEPYKWFSGSGGGGFERREEVRMAMKREKQKEKVEREYPPSIPWLAHTENLPTSQMPWVMKRYYTPDGRLIIKEEKVKRFEYFEAHRTNGRLMVNLVPLNDDVSGSDDDDEDCVCDDGDVAVTDGCNQVKVDRTEEKESTLVNGGGTPVIGGGGSGGGSKCSSLFSLGVPVPAIRPVHT
- the LOC104235412 gene encoding large ribosomal subunit protein eL30z-like produces the protein MATTGKKTKKTHESINSRLALVMKSGKYSLGYKTVLKTLRSSKGKLILISNNCPPLRKSEIEYYAMLAKVGVHHFNGNNVDLGTACGKYFRVSCLSIIDPGDSDIIKSLPGDH